AATGAGTTAATCGCGGTTACATAACCAATTTCGATGCCGCGATATTCGACTGGTGCGCCTACCGTGAGACCTCGTACACTTTCATCGATAAGCAATAAATACTCTGCGGCTACTTTAAAACGCGCATCTGAAGCGGCGCTCTGATCTTCATAAATAGTGAAAAATGCATTTTCTAGTACTTGCTGGCCTTTACTGACGCCTTCTGGAATGCCAAAAGTAATACCATTTGCCAGCAAGGTTTCCAAACTTCCTGTTTGCACACTTACACCACTAGACTCTAAAAGGAGCTTAACGCCACTTACATCCCAAAAGCGTGTGTTTTCGGTAATGAGCTTGTGATAGGGCGCTTCAATAAAGGCATCGTAATAAACAACGCGTTCTTCAATATTAAAGGTAGCATCTTCAAATTCGCCCACTTTAAACCCTTTGTAAATGATAGGGTCGCCGGGTTTGTATGCGAACTCATCGTCACTTTTGAGCATGACATGTAGCCCCGGCGTGCCTGGAGGGGTAACGGGAGGGCGCTCAAGCGCTACAAAATGTAACTTTTCGCTCCCTTTATCGTTTGCTGACATCGCGATGTAGCTACCTGATAGTAGCGTGTTAAGACCTGATACCTCAGAGAAGCTAATGCGCGGAGCCACTACCCAGAAATTGGCGTTTTCGTTAAGAAGATGAGCTGCACTTGCATCAATTCTCGCAGTGACCAACACGCCATTTAAATCAGGTTTTAACGTAATTTTTTTGACCTGACCAATATCCAGATCGCGCACCTTTATAGGGGTTTTATTGACTTCTATACCCGTTGCAGACTTTAACTCGATGGTGATGAGGGGACCTTGGTTTTTCCATTGGTAATACACCATCCAACCGCCGATAATGATCACCAAAAGCGGGATGACCCAAATGCGAGATACGGAGCTGGTCGGTTTCACGGTTGCGTCGCTAACCTGTGCGTTATCGGTCATGGTAATTGCTTCCACTGCTGCCAAATTAGCCGCGAATCAAATGTCATTGCAGCTATCATTGTTACAAATACTACAGCACAAAAGGCTAATGCCGCTTGGCCTGGATAAATTGATAATGTGTTACCCATTTGAATGAGTGCTACTAACACTGCCACCACAAATACATCAATCATTGACCAACGACCAATAGCTTCCGTTATACGGTAGTAGCGAATGCGCAGTTGCTTTGAACTGGTTTTTTGTCGTTGGACTGAAAAATTAAGCCACGCCAAAATCACTATCTTGGCTACGGGTACCACAACACTGGCAATTAAAATCACAATGGCGACGGGATAAGATCCTGACTCCCAGAGTGAAATTACGCCGCCTATAATGGTATTTGGCGTTTCTTGCCCGAAAAGTTCAGTATACATAATTGGCAATACATTGGCAGGTATGTACAAAATACATGCCGTTATAAGCAAAGCCCATGTACGTTGAATACTTTCGCTCGCTTGTGTTTCGCTGAGTGGTTTCGGCGAGGGTGGCACACCTTGACTCAGCCACATTTGGTATCGCGTTACGTCAAATTGACTAATGCACAATGCCGTCAATGCAGAAAAACCAATAAAAGCATAAAAAGACATGCCGATAGCAACATCGGCGAGTTCGGTTATTTTGATTAGGCTCACCAAGGTTCCAACCAAAAATATCTCTGCCATGCTCCAAGGTAACAGTGCTTTTACTAACCGAAATAACCGGTTTAAGTAAAAAGGGCGCTGTCGTTTGATTTGCGCTAATGACAACAAAAATATACCTACAATTACAATGCCTGGAAGCAACACCGTTGCAAGACTTGTAATGATAGCCAGCGACAAATAA
The DNA window shown above is from Alteromonas sp. KC3 and carries:
- a CDS encoding paraquat-inducible protein A, with amino-acid sequence MEHTDNLTLVCEQCHTSVKIPSLSHRQRAVCPVCNHTLVSFRNQASEKMLAYSFSAFIFLLLSLPFNFLTFKASGQKHSIDLPTGITVLIEQDYLSLAIITSLATVLLPGIVIVGIFLLSLAQIKRQRPFYLNRLFRLVKALLPWSMAEIFLVGTLVSLIKITELADVAIGMSFYAFIGFSALTALCISQFDVTRYQMWLSQGVPPSPKPLSETQASESIQRTWALLITACILYIPANVLPIMYTELFGQETPNTIIGGVISLWESGSYPVAIVILIASVVVPVAKIVILAWLNFSVQRQKTSSKQLRIRYYRITEAIGRWSMIDVFVVAVLVALIQMGNTLSIYPGQAALAFCAVVFVTMIAAMTFDSRLIWQQWKQLP
- the pqiB gene encoding intermembrane transport protein PqiB, with protein sequence MTDNAQVSDATVKPTSSVSRIWVIPLLVIIIGGWMVYYQWKNQGPLITIELKSATGIEVNKTPIKVRDLDIGQVKKITLKPDLNGVLVTARIDASAAHLLNENANFWVVAPRISFSEVSGLNTLLSGSYIAMSANDKGSEKLHFVALERPPVTPPGTPGLHVMLKSDDEFAYKPGDPIIYKGFKVGEFEDATFNIEERVVYYDAFIEAPYHKLITENTRFWDVSGVKLLLESSGVSVQTGSLETLLANGITFGIPEGVSKGQQVLENAFFTIYEDQSAASDARFKVAAEYLLLIDESVRGLTVGAPVEYRGIEIGYVTAINSFPAVEGNILQQDYPIPVLINIYPGKARQPDTEEGLKAIKQTIRNWLERDLRASLRMGNILTGGLYVDLQHFPEHTGNTKIDVINGYEVIPTVSNEFTQLTQKADAILDKINQLPLKEMVENVQLAVEDMKLAAESVETASNDFDLLIADIDAKALNANLNQVLVSLDGLLKNYSEGGFNQSEIKETVDALQETMRNMQPLLLKLNESPNSLIFSQDDGADIQPKAKREE